In Cololabis saira isolate AMF1-May2022 chromosome 10, fColSai1.1, whole genome shotgun sequence, a single window of DNA contains:
- the LOC133452340 gene encoding zinc finger protein 502-like has product MDQNQNQNQDQDSSSGRTKAAGLQNPKGTPKRYSCDHCEQVFTTSSNLKIHKKTHTGDELYSCDHCGVAFTRQFDLINHQRIHTGGDKPYRCDQCGAAFAHQSSLTTHQRIHTGDKPYSCDQCGAAFAQQGNLRKHQRIHTGEKPYRCDQCGAAFAEQGSLTSHRRIHTGEKPYRCDQCGAAFAVQGHLTRHQRIHTGEKPYSCDQCGAAFARHGHLTTHQRIHTGHKPYRCGQCGVAFAEQGVLKRHQRIHTGEKPYRCDQCGAAFAQPGGLTRHQRIHTGEKPYRCDQCGAAFAEQGALTRHQRIHTGEKPYRCDQCGAAFTNPSHLTAHQRTHTRDK; this is encoded by the coding sequence aatcCTAAAGGAACACCCAAAAGATACAGCTGTGATCATTGCGAGCaagtcttcaccacttcatcaaaccTGAAGATCCATAAGAAAACTCACACTGGTGATGAACTGTACAGCTGTGATCACTGCGGGGTGGCTTTTACCCGACAATTTGATCTAATAAaccaccaacgtattcacactggaggagacaagccttacaggtgtgatcagtgtggagcggcttttgcccaccaAAGTTCTCTAACGActcaccaacgcattcacactggagacaagccatacagctgtgatcagtgtggagcggcttttgcccaacaAGGTAACTTAAGGAaacatcaacgtattcacactggagagaagccttacagatgtgatcagtgtggagcagcttttgcaGAGCAAGGTTCACTAACGAGTCAccgacgtattcacactggagaaaagccttacaggtgtgatcagtgtggagcggcttttgccgtgcaaggtcatttgacgagacatcaacgtattcacactggagagaagccttacagctgtgatcagtgtggagctgcTTTTGCCCGGCATGGTCACCTAACGActcaccaacgcattcacacaggacacaagccttacagatgtggtcAGTGTGGAGTGGCTTTTGCCGAGCAAGGTGTTCTAAagagacatcaacgtattcacactggagagaagccttacaggtgtgatcagtgtggagcggcttttgcccaaccAGGTGGTCTAACaagacaccaacgtattcacactggagaaaagccttacaggtgtgatcagtgtggagcggcttttgccgagCAAGGTGCTCTAAcgagacaccaacgtattcacactggagagaagccttacaggtgtgatcagtgtggagcggcttttaccAATCCAAGTCACCTAACGGCTCACCAACGCACTCACACTAGAGacaagtag